In Campylobacter mucosalis, a single window of DNA contains:
- a CDS encoding ABC transporter ATP-binding protein, whose amino-acid sequence MILQGLNVTTSYAGRVIHDNVSWGVKSGEIYGFLGGSGSGKTTLMKTMMYLKKPDLGEIKFNGINMWQSPINTQQNIKLECGVMLQFGALFSSMNILENVGVMLKEYSNFSTSQIDEISMFWIQKVGLKPHVATLYPAELSGGMKKRAALARALVLSPKVLFLDEPNSGLDPISSRQMDALVCELRDTLGLSVVMVTHDADSIFDILDRFLIIDNKKIIFEGDMSEAKNLENNPLKELFDMRKS is encoded by the coding sequence ATGATTTTACAAGGTCTAAACGTAACTACAAGCTATGCTGGACGAGTAATACACGATAATGTCAGCTGGGGCGTAAAAAGTGGCGAAATTTACGGCTTTTTAGGTGGTAGTGGTAGTGGTAAAACTACGCTTATGAAAACTATGATGTATCTTAAAAAACCAGATCTTGGAGAGATAAAATTTAACGGCATAAATATGTGGCAAAGTCCGATAAATACGCAACAAAATATCAAGCTAGAATGCGGAGTAATGCTTCAGTTTGGTGCGCTTTTTAGCTCGATGAATATCCTTGAAAATGTCGGCGTAATGCTAAAAGAATACTCAAATTTTAGCACTTCACAAATAGATGAAATTTCGATGTTTTGGATACAAAAAGTTGGTCTAAAACCGCACGTTGCAACGCTCTATCCAGCCGAACTTAGCGGTGGTATGAAAAAAAGAGCAGCTCTTGCAAGGGCTTTGGTTTTAAGCCCAAAGGTACTGTTTTTAGATGAGCCAAATAGTGGTCTTGATCCGATTAGCTCACGTCAAATGGACGCCCTTGTTTGCGAACTACGCGATACTTTAGGGCTTAGTGTGGTTATGGTTACTCACGACGCTGATAGTATTTTTGATATACTTGACCGATTTTTGATAATCGATAACAAAAAAATCATCTTTGAGGGCGATA
- a CDS encoding MlaE family ABC transporter permease: MHKIKISGDKIALFDALTYKDAKQFNAVFKGLKHQKYEIDFANLKSIDYAVAILLVNFKDKFGAKFINQNKNISSIFELIDDKKIDKSNFSKSKQQNFIANLGKRILDLNKNFLNLSSFLGEFIINLSKAFIKPKNFRAKELSNYIKDSGINALFIVLLTSFLIGIVLAYLGSAMLAKFGASIFIVDIMGVLTLREVAPLIAAIVVAGRSSSSFAAQIGVMKITEEVDAMKTMGLDPFLFLVLPRVIAMILVLPAVVFLADVVSIFGQMIVSKNILDINFGEYLSRFKDSIDLRHLYVGLIKAPFFGAAIALIGCLRGFEVTGNALSLGEKTTISVVNAIFAVIAIDSVFAVFFMWYGV; encoded by the coding sequence TTGCATAAAATTAAAATTTCAGGAGATAAAATCGCACTTTTTGACGCCCTAACCTACAAGGACGCAAAGCAGTTTAACGCCGTTTTTAAAGGGTTAAAACATCAAAAATATGAGATTGACTTTGCAAACTTAAAGAGCATTGATTACGCAGTTGCGATTTTACTTGTAAATTTTAAGGATAAATTTGGTGCGAAATTTATAAATCAAAATAAAAATATAAGCTCAATTTTTGAGCTAATCGATGATAAAAAGATAGATAAAAGTAATTTTTCAAAGTCAAAACAGCAAAATTTCATAGCAAATTTGGGTAAAAGAATTTTAGATTTAAATAAAAATTTTCTAAATCTCAGCTCATTTTTAGGCGAGTTTATCATCAATCTTTCAAAAGCGTTTATAAAACCTAAAAATTTCAGAGCTAAAGAGCTATCAAACTACATAAAAGATAGTGGTATAAATGCCCTTTTTATAGTGCTTTTAACGTCATTTTTAATAGGCATAGTCTTAGCATATCTAGGCTCAGCAATGCTAGCTAAGTTTGGTGCTAGTATATTTATCGTTGATATTATGGGTGTTTTAACACTTCGTGAAGTCGCACCACTCATCGCTGCTATCGTTGTTGCTGGACGTTCATCATCTAGTTTTGCTGCACAAATTGGCGTTATGAAGATAACAGAAGAGGTTGACGCGATGAAAACAATGGGGCTTGATCCGTTTTTGTTTTTGGTGTTGCCACGTGTTATAGCGATGATTTTAGTGCTTCCAGCTGTTGTATTTTTAGCCGATGTTGTTAGTATTTTTGGTCAAATGATCGTTTCAAAAAACATACTTGATATAAATTTTGGCGAGTATTTAAGCCGTTTTAAGGATAGTATTGACTTAAGACACCTTTATGTTGGGCTTATAAAAGCACCATTTTTTGGAGCCGCGATAGCTCTTATTGGCTGTTTGCGTGGTTTTGAAGTAACTGGTAACGCCTTAAGTCTTGGTGAGAAAACAACCATAAGCGTTGTAAACGCGATATTTGCAGTCATTGCCATCGACTCAGTTTTTGCAGTATTTTTTATGTGGTATGGCGTATGA
- the tgt gene encoding tRNA guanosine(34) transglycosylase Tgt, which produces MEFKVLKYDGNARTGILKTAHSEIATPVFMPVGTVGAVKSLDAIDMAEILDAKIILANTYHMYLRPGSKVVKEFGGLHGFSKFNRSFLTDSGGFQAFSLRANTKNDDGGIKFKSHIDGSMHYFTPRSVLDTQYDLGSDIMMILDDLIALPAEKKRVELSLKRTIKWADEAIKYHKLKQSEGVGLNQNIFGIIQGGTDYEARKICAQALANMPFDGLAIGGLSVGESNNEMYDTVQGVMPFTDASRPRYLMGVGTPQDLVENVERGVDMFDCVMPTRNARNGTLFTSFGKINVKSARFINDHAPIDFECNCYTCRHYSRGYLNHLFKARELTFFRLASIHNLHYYLNLMKQIREAINRGEFAKFKRNFYAKIYV; this is translated from the coding sequence ATGGAATTTAAAGTATTAAAATACGACGGCAACGCAAGGACTGGAATTTTAAAAACGGCTCACAGCGAGATTGCGACGCCTGTTTTTATGCCTGTTGGCACGGTTGGTGCGGTTAAGAGCCTTGATGCGATTGATATGGCTGAAATTTTAGACGCCAAAATCATCTTAGCAAACACCTATCATATGTATCTGCGTCCTGGCTCAAAGGTGGTTAAGGAGTTTGGCGGACTGCACGGATTTAGTAAATTTAACCGCTCATTTTTAACAGATAGCGGTGGATTTCAAGCGTTTTCACTAAGAGCAAATACCAAAAACGATGACGGCGGGATAAAATTTAAAAGCCATATTGACGGCTCAATGCACTATTTTACACCACGCTCGGTGCTTGATACGCAGTATGATTTAGGCTCTGATATTATGATGATTTTAGATGATTTAATAGCACTACCGGCTGAGAAAAAGCGAGTTGAGCTAAGTCTAAAACGCACGATAAAATGGGCAGATGAGGCGATAAAGTATCACAAGCTTAAACAATCTGAGGGCGTGGGGCTAAATCAAAATATCTTTGGCATTATTCAAGGCGGAACTGATTATGAGGCGCGTAAAATTTGTGCGCAGGCGCTTGCAAATATGCCATTTGACGGACTTGCTATTGGCGGATTAAGCGTTGGTGAGAGCAATAATGAAATGTATGACACCGTACAAGGCGTTATGCCATTTACTGACGCTTCTCGCCCACGTTACTTAATGGGCGTTGGTACACCGCAGGATTTGGTTGAAAATGTAGAGCGTGGGGTTGATATGTTTGACTGCGTTATGCCAACACGTAACGCAAGAAACGGCACACTTTTTACAAGTTTTGGCAAGATAAATGTAAAATCGGCTCGTTTTATAAACGACCACGCCCCAATTGATTTTGAGTGTAATTGCTACACGTGTCGGCACTACTCTCGTGGCTATCTAAACCACCTTTTTAAGGCTAGGGAGCTTACATTTTTTCGCCTTGCTAGTATTCATAATTTGCATTATTATTTAAATTTGATGAAGCAGATTAGAGAGGCGATAAATAGGGGCGAGTTTGCCAAATTTAAGCGAAATTTTTATGCAAAAATTTACGTTTAA
- a CDS encoding DUF5675 family protein has translation MILKINRFKEIDDGTIGRFTLFKGDEVLLNGFTLEPAGSDEIRPNLDKRIPQGVYNVIWHKSPRFKQVLPLLYNDKVSRERYILIHVGNHPKDTQGCILLGGNYDDKGVFNSKATLSRFLELTNGLNFKVEIESGF, from the coding sequence ATGATACTTAAAATTAACAGATTTAAAGAGATAGATGACGGCACTATCGGACGTTTTACGCTTTTTAAGGGTGATGAAGTTTTATTAAATGGCTTTACACTTGAACCAGCAGGGAGCGACGAAATACGTCCTAACTTAGATAAAAGAATACCGCAGGGCGTTTATAACGTAATATGGCATAAAAGCCCACGCTTTAAGCAGGTATTGCCACTACTTTATAATGACAAAGTAAGCCGTGAGCGATATATCTTAATCCACGTAGGCAACCATCCAAAAGATACGCAGGGTTGTATTTTATTAGGCGGTAATTATGACGATAAAGGCGTATTTAACTCAAAAGCCACTCTAAGCAGATTTTTAGAGCTAACCAACGGCTTAAATTTTAAGGTAGAGATAGAAAGTGGGTTTTAA
- a CDS encoding phage holin family protein, with product MLSSYLLYVMALGILGSLVGFTKSDQKGLKAFSYRLIDGVFSAYIAYEIAFYFLQNERLCMAICATAAWFGSDLLVEIRDIIISAIKAKIGTN from the coding sequence ATGCTAAGTAGCTATTTGCTTTATGTAATGGCACTGGGTATTTTAGGCTCACTTGTTGGCTTTACTAAAAGCGATCAAAAGGGCTTAAAGGCTTTTAGCTATCGGCTTATTGATGGGGTATTTTCAGCATATATCGCTTATGAGATAGCATTTTATTTTTTACAAAATGAAAGACTTTGTATGGCGATATGTGCGACCGCTGCGTGGTTTGGCAGTGATTTATTAGTTGAGATTAGAGACATAATCATAAGTGCGATAAAAGCAAAGATAGGAACAAACTAA
- a CDS encoding DUF1353 domain-containing protein, with translation MSIHNPILKPFSKDKFELVEEYRYQDIIIPAGYKTNGANIPRIFWSVYPPNSPEYLSAILVHDYLCDLEKYELADEILKEMMTELGCSRLKVSIFYLCCRVYHKLRYRE, from the coding sequence ATGAGTATACATAATCCTATCTTAAAACCTTTTAGTAAAGATAAATTTGAACTTGTAGAAGAGTATAGGTATCAAGATATTATCATCCCAGCTGGGTATAAAACTAATGGAGCAAATATCCCACGTATCTTTTGGAGTGTGTATCCTCCAAACTCTCCTGAGTATCTAAGTGCAATACTAGTTCACGACTATTTATGTGATTTAGAAAAATATGAGTTAGCAGATGAAATTTTAAAAGAGATGATGACAGAGCTTGGTTGTTCAAGACTAAAGGTTAGTATCTTTTATCTGTGTTGTAGAGTATATCATAAGCTAAGATATAGGGAGTAA
- a CDS encoding RCC1-like domain-containing protein translates to MATSIYELKLAQEKLEALQFLLTQIDKLESVISEINLDELRQINTYVKSAETTIKEIRPLIETMHDDIAQKHENFNNKCDQIVPLITELEALKLELVKIKTDGIIDDEDSSFLKAYSSQKIKLLLQELKDSLNQLIQTALDDKLSVNATAHDTELFDGLDSSAFAKVETTYTKEQIDDLITALPKQIDVYTKIQTDELLELKADKNTAYTKEQIEAMINLKIHSRNKSIQARKLLNTSSMMNPKKYNLVYTEDDDLLFCGVQDSEVPFTLGVGNYLTPLFWINLSHPLKNVSKIKDMWASEINTYILYENGDLYGRGRGRDYALGQGNPANQFNWVKILSNVKNFTVFCTYHNGEDAHCFAAKNDGSFWFFGEIPQKPYLFSKLADSGTSVTTTPKQVTFPSFISTEGIKTIWLYQITYNLVIYILTNTGNLYVAGYTRYSLGSGNKRLEGVSSLEKVKIPENKKVVQIVDYKNISVTRNRESTGFLALCDDGTLYTWGYIGNGTENSELPMQLFPELFSYGKVYDFASDPVVKIIGDACNYFVLTTSGRLFEIEVNRIWYAVRHTSEKHKIVKEITIPNKPNAVFKNVYILTPSQSYKYVGYAVVDEDNNNELSLYSWGVNTSGALGVMDVVDKETPTKVSFLYTKNIVDIVCMGDKEDDNVTIFYLLDNGQLWGCGSNKYGQLTGLGSTSSHITIPTLIL, encoded by the coding sequence ATGGCAACTAGTATATATGAACTAAAATTGGCACAAGAAAAATTAGAGGCATTGCAATTTTTATTAACGCAAATTGATAAGCTAGAGAGTGTTATAAGTGAAATAAATTTAGATGAATTAAGACAGATAAATACGTATGTAAAAAGTGCAGAAACTACGATAAAAGAGATAAGACCACTAATAGAAACCATGCACGATGATATAGCTCAAAAGCATGAAAACTTTAATAATAAATGTGATCAAATAGTTCCATTAATAACAGAACTAGAAGCTTTAAAGCTAGAACTAGTAAAAATAAAAACCGATGGGATTATAGATGATGAAGATAGCTCATTTTTAAAGGCTTATAGCTCACAAAAAATTAAACTACTTTTACAAGAGCTAAAAGATAGTTTAAATCAACTTATCCAAACTGCCCTAGATGACAAACTCTCCGTCAACGCAACAGCTCACGATACAGAGTTGTTTGATGGTCTTGATAGTTCTGCTTTTGCTAAGGTAGAAACTACTTATACAAAAGAGCAGATAGATGATCTAATTACAGCGCTTCCTAAACAGATAGATGTATATACAAAAATACAAACAGATGAACTTTTAGAACTAAAGGCTGACAAAAATACAGCTTATACAAAAGAGCAGATAGAAGCAATGATAAACCTTAAAATTCATTCACGCAATAAATCTATACAGGCAAGAAAACTTCTAAACACATCATCAATGATGAACCCAAAAAAATATAACTTAGTTTATACAGAAGATGATGATTTATTATTTTGTGGGGTTCAAGACAGTGAAGTTCCTTTTACACTTGGTGTAGGAAACTACTTAACACCTCTATTTTGGATAAATCTATCCCATCCTTTAAAAAACGTATCTAAAATTAAAGATATGTGGGCTAGTGAAATAAACACTTATATATTGTATGAAAATGGGGATTTGTATGGTAGAGGTAGAGGGAGGGATTATGCATTGGGTCAAGGAAATCCAGCAAATCAATTTAATTGGGTTAAAATTTTAAGTAATGTTAAAAATTTTACGGTTTTTTGCACATACCATAACGGAGAGGATGCCCATTGCTTTGCAGCTAAAAACGATGGAAGCTTTTGGTTTTTTGGAGAAATTCCTCAAAAGCCTTATCTTTTTTCAAAGCTTGCAGACTCCGGTACATCCGTAACAACAACTCCAAAACAAGTCACTTTCCCATCTTTTATATCAACAGAAGGTATAAAGACTATTTGGTTGTATCAAATTACATATAATCTTGTGATATATATACTCACAAATACAGGCAATCTATACGTAGCAGGTTATACGCGGTATTCACTAGGGTCTGGAAACAAGCGTCTAGAAGGTGTATCATCTTTAGAAAAAGTTAAAATACCTGAAAATAAAAAAGTGGTGCAGATTGTAGACTATAAAAATATTAGTGTGACTCGTAATCGCGAGAGCACTGGTTTCTTAGCTCTTTGTGATGATGGAACTTTATATACTTGGGGGTATATTGGTAATGGCACTGAAAATTCAGAACTTCCTATGCAACTTTTTCCTGAGCTTTTTTCTTATGGGAAGGTATATGATTTTGCCTCAGATCCTGTTGTAAAAATTATAGGCGATGCTTGTAACTATTTTGTATTAACTACATCAGGCAGGTTGTTTGAAATAGAGGTTAATAGGATATGGTATGCAGTACGCCATACTAGTGAAAAACATAAAATAGTAAAAGAGATAACTATACCAAATAAACCTAATGCAGTTTTTAAAAATGTATACATTCTTACTCCTAGCCAGTCTTATAAATATGTCGGTTATGCAGTTGTAGATGAGGATAATAATAACGAGTTATCTTTATACTCTTGGGGAGTAAATACATCAGGGGCTCTTGGTGTAATGGATGTAGTTGATAAAGAAACTCCAACAAAGGTAAGCTTTCTTTATACAAAAAACATAGTTGATATAGTATGCATGGGAGATAAAGAGGATGATAATGTAACTATATTTTACCTCCTAGATAATGGTCAGTTATGGGGTTGTGGGAGCAATAAATATGGTCAATTAACTGGTCTTGGCTCTACTTCTAGTCACATAACAATACCAACGTTAATTTTATAA
- a CDS encoding SU10 major capsid protein: MAITSTGYQSPATQRVGLAPSVYDKILLIGSDETPILSLMGKSKVSSTKHSWITDTLAEPKKNAQLEISDFVGDDKSSKVELFNNTQIFTSNIMVSKTMQAVKTYGGNELAHEVSKKAKEHKADIEYALLGLGRDSNVKTSVFKAPTARTDTTASEMAGLFYYVAKGASAFSSGKRGNVLAFDSSGDWQGTAGVLTEDILSQILQQIWDSGATPKDVFIGANLKKAINKIATRQFGNDKSINTRVVSLETDFGKVNFRMHRLLSAKFGLEDVLIAGDFSYAKNGLLIPTTIEDVSTSKTAKQKRYYTESALEVRIPDAFAIGVGLKA, from the coding sequence ATGGCAATAACTTCAACTGGGTATCAATCTCCAGCAACACAAAGAGTTGGACTGGCTCCGTCAGTCTATGACAAAATCCTGCTTATAGGTTCAGATGAAACGCCTATACTTTCACTTATGGGTAAATCAAAGGTATCTAGCACAAAACATAGCTGGATAACCGACACACTAGCCGAGCCAAAGAAAAACGCACAGCTAGAAATTTCAGATTTTGTAGGAGATGATAAAAGCTCAAAAGTTGAGCTGTTTAACAACACTCAAATTTTTACCTCTAACATTATGGTTTCAAAGACTATGCAGGCAGTTAAAACCTATGGTGGGAACGAACTAGCTCACGAAGTTAGCAAAAAGGCAAAAGAGCATAAAGCCGACATCGAATATGCTCTTTTAGGACTTGGTAGAGATAGTAACGTAAAAACTTCAGTTTTTAAGGCTCCAACCGCTAGAACAGATACAACTGCTTCTGAAATGGCAGGGCTATTTTACTATGTAGCAAAGGGTGCATCGGCTTTTTCAAGTGGCAAACGTGGTAATGTTTTGGCATTTGATAGCAGTGGGGACTGGCAAGGCACAGCAGGTGTTTTAACAGAGGATATATTAAGTCAAATTTTACAGCAAATTTGGGATAGTGGAGCAACGCCAAAAGATGTATTTATTGGAGCAAACCTTAAAAAAGCGATAAACAAAATCGCAACTCGTCAATTTGGCAATGATAAGTCAATAAACACTCGTGTGGTTTCGCTTGAAACAGATTTTGGCAAGGTAAATTTCAGAATGCACCGCCTATTAAGTGCTAAATTTGGACTTGAAGACGTGCTAATTGCTGGGGATTTTTCATACGCTAAAAATGGACTTTTAATCCCTACGACCATTGAGGACGTATCAACCAGCAAAACAGCTAAGCAAAAGCGCTACTACACCGAAAGTGCTCTTGAGGTAAGGATACCTGACGCATTTGCAATAGGCGTTGGGTTAAAGGCGTAA